In Mycobacterium tuberculosis H37Rv, a single window of DNA contains:
- the tgs4 gene encoding diacyglycerol O-acyltransferase (triacylglycerol synthase) produces the protein MTRINPIDLSFLLLERANRPNHMAAYTIFEKPKGQKSSFGPRLFDAYRHSQAAKPFNHKLKWLGTDVAAWETVEPDMGYHIRHLALPAPGSMQQFHETVSFLNTGLLDRGHPMWECYIIDGIERGRIAILLKVHHALIDGEGGLRAMRNFLSDSPDDTTLAGPWMSAQGADRPRRTPATVSRRAQLQGQLQGMIKGLTKLPSGLFGVSADAADLGAQALSLKARKASLPFTARRTLFNNTAKSAARAYGNVELPLADVKALAKATGTSVNDVVMTVIDDALHHYLAEHQASTDRPLVAFMPMSLREKSGEGGGNRVSAELVPMGAPKASPVERLKEINAATTRAKDKGRGMQTTSRQAYALLLLGSLTVADALPLLGKLPSANVVISNMKGPTEQLYLAGAPLVAFSGLPIVPPGAGLNVTFASINTALCIAIGAAPEAVHEPSRLAELMQRAFTELQTEAGTTSPTTSKSRTP, from the coding sequence ATGACCCGCATCAATCCGATCGATCTGTCCTTCCTGCTGCTGGAGCGGGCCAACCGGCCCAACCACATGGCCGCCTACACGATCTTCGAAAAGCCGAAAGGACAGAAATCGTCGTTCGGGCCGCGCCTGTTCGATGCCTACCGGCACAGCCAGGCGGCCAAGCCCTTCAATCACAAGCTGAAATGGCTGGGCACAGATGTTGCGGCGTGGGAAACCGTCGAGCCCGACATGGGCTATCACATTCGACACCTCGCCCTGCCCGCACCGGGTTCCATGCAGCAGTTCCACGAAACGGTCTCGTTCCTCAACACCGGCCTGCTCGATAGGGGCCACCCGATGTGGGAGTGCTACATCATCGACGGCATCGAGCGCGGCCGGATCGCGATCCTGCTCAAGGTGCACCACGCGCTCATCGACGGTGAAGGCGGCCTGCGCGCGATGCGCAACTTCCTCTCCGATTCACCGGACGACACGACGCTGGCCGGTCCCTGGATGTCGGCGCAGGGCGCCGACCGGCCACGGCGCACCCCCGCCACGGTGTCGCGCAGGGCGCAACTGCAAGGACAACTGCAAGGAATGATCAAGGGGCTGACCAAGCTGCCGAGCGGCCTGTTCGGCGTCAGCGCGGACGCGGCGGACCTTGGTGCGCAGGCACTGAGCCTCAAGGCGCGCAAGGCGTCCCTGCCCTTCACGGCGCGACGCACTCTGTTCAACAACACGGCGAAATCGGCGGCGCGCGCGTACGGGAACGTCGAGTTGCCGCTCGCCGACGTCAAGGCCCTGGCCAAGGCGACCGGCACCTCGGTCAACGACGTGGTGATGACGGTCATCGACGACGCGCTGCACCACTACCTCGCCGAACACCAGGCGTCCACCGACCGGCCGCTGGTGGCGTTCATGCCGATGTCGCTGCGTGAGAAGTCGGGCGAGGGCGGTGGCAACCGGGTGAGCGCCGAACTGGTCCCGATGGGTGCACCCAAGGCGAGTCCCGTTGAGCGCCTTAAGGAAATCAACGCGGCGACCACACGCGCGAAGGACAAAGGGCGCGGCATGCAAACGACGTCCCGCCAGGCCTACGCGCTGCTACTGCTCGGCAGCCTGACGGTGGCGGACGCCCTGCCCCTGCTCGGCAAGTTGCCGAGCGCGAATGTGGTGATATCAAACATGAAGGGGCCCACCGAGCAGCTCTACCTTGCCGGTGCGCCGCTGGTGGCGTTCAGTGGCCTGCCCATCGTGCCGCCGGGCGCCGGGCTTAACGTCACCTTCGCCAGCATCAACACCGCGCTGTGCATCGCCATCGGCGCGGCACCGGAAGCCGTGCACGAACCCTCCCGGCTGGCCGAACTGATGCAACGGGCATTCACCGAGCTCCAAACCGAAGCCGGCACAACGAGTCCCACAACATCGAAGTCGAGAACCCCATGA
- the fadD13 gene encoding long chain-fatty-acid--CoA ligase FadD13 (fatty-acid-CoA synthetase (fatty-acid-CoA synthase)), with protein MKNIGWMLRQRATVSPRLQAYVEPSTDVRMTYAQMNALANRCADVLTALGIAKGDRVALLMPNSVEFCCLFYGAAKLGAVAVPINTRLAAPEVSFILSDSGSKVVIYGAPSAPVIDAIRAQADPPGTVTDWIGADSLAERLRSAAADEPAVECGGDDNLFIMYTSGTTGHPKGVVHTHESVHSAASSWASTIDVRYRDRLLLPLPMFHVAALTTVIFSAMRGVTLISMPQFDATKVWSLIVEERVCIGGAVPAILNFMRQVPEFAELDAPDFRYFITGGAPMPEALIKIYAAKNIEVVQGYALTESCGGGTLLLSEDALRKAGSAGRATMFTDVAVRGDDGVIREHGEGEVVIKSDILLKEYWNRPEATRDAFDNGWFRTGDIGEIDDEGYLYIKDRLKDMIISGGENVYPAEIESVIIGVPGVSEVAVIGLPDEKWGEIAAAIVVADQNEVSEQQIVEYCGTRLARYKLPKKVIFAEAIPRNPTGKILKTVLREQYSATVPK; from the coding sequence ATGAAGAACATTGGCTGGATGCTCAGACAACGCGCGACCGTCTCGCCGCGGCTGCAAGCCTACGTCGAGCCGTCCACCGACGTCCGGATGACCTACGCGCAGATGAACGCGCTGGCGAACCGGTGCGCCGACGTGCTCACCGCGCTGGGGATCGCCAAGGGCGACCGCGTGGCATTGCTGATGCCCAACAGCGTCGAGTTCTGTTGCCTGTTCTATGGCGCGGCCAAGCTCGGCGCGGTAGCGGTCCCTATCAACACCCGCCTCGCCGCACCCGAGGTGAGTTTCATCCTGTCCGACAGCGGCAGCAAGGTGGTGATCTACGGTGCGCCGTCGGCGCCGGTGATCGACGCCATCAGGGCGCAGGCCGACCCTCCGGGCACGGTCACCGACTGGATAGGCGCCGACTCGTTGGCCGAACGCCTGAGGTCGGCGGCCGCAGACGAGCCGGCGGTCGAATGCGGCGGCGATGACAACTTGTTCATCATGTACACCTCGGGCACCACCGGACATCCCAAGGGAGTGGTGCATACCCACGAATCGGTGCATTCGGCGGCCAGTTCCTGGGCCTCGACGATCGACGTGCGCTACCGCGACCGCCTGCTGCTACCGCTGCCGATGTTCCACGTGGCGGCGTTGACGACGGTCATCTTCAGCGCCATGCGCGGCGTCACGCTGATCTCGATGCCGCAGTTCGATGCGACGAAGGTGTGGTCACTGATCGTCGAGGAGCGGGTCTGTATCGGTGGCGCCGTGCCGGCGATCCTCAACTTCATGCGCCAGGTGCCCGAGTTCGCCGAACTCGACGCGCCCGACTTCCGCTACTTCATCACCGGTGGCGCGCCCATGCCGGAGGCCCTGATCAAGATCTATGCCGCCAAGAACATCGAGGTCGTGCAGGGTTACGCACTCACCGAATCCTGTGGCGGCGGCACCCTGCTGCTCAGCGAAGACGCGCTGCGCAAAGCCGGCTCGGCCGGACGCGCCACCATGTTCACCGACGTGGCCGTGCGCGGTGACGACGGCGTGATCCGCGAGCACGGCGAAGGCGAAGTCGTGATCAAGTCCGACATCCTGCTCAAGGAATACTGGAATCGCCCGGAGGCCACCCGCGACGCTTTCGACAACGGTTGGTTCCGGACCGGCGACATCGGCGAAATCGATGATGAGGGCTATCTTTACATCAAGGACCGGCTGAAGGACATGATCATTTCCGGCGGCGAGAACGTCTACCCGGCCGAGATCGAAAGTGTGATCATCGGCGTTCCCGGGGTCAGCGAGGTGGCGGTCATCGGCTTGCCCGACGAGAAGTGGGGCGAGATCGCCGCCGCCATCGTCGTTGCCGACCAGAACGAGGTCAGCGAGCAGCAGATCGTCGAGTACTGCGGAACCAGGCTCGCACGCTACAAGCTGCCCAAGAAGGTGATCTTCGCCGAGGCCATCCCCCGCAACCCGACCGGCAAGATCCTCAAAACGGTGCTGCGCGAACAGTATTCGGCGACGGTGCCGAAGTGA
- a CDS encoding integral membrane protein — protein MSGGLFGLLDHVAVLARLAAASIDDIGAAAGRATAKAAGVVIDDTAVTPQYVHRITAERELPIIKRIAIGSVRNKLLLILPGALLLSQLVPWLLTPLLMLGATYLCYEGAEKVCGVIGGRGHDAAPQVAERELVAGAIRTDFILSAEIMVIALNEVADQPFVPRLIVLVIVALVITAAVYGVVAVIVQMDDVGLRLTQTASRFGQRIGGGLVAGMPKLLSALSAVGMGAMLWVGGHIVLVGSDHLGWHAPYRLVHHLDDHLVGSAGGALTWLVSTAACAATGLVIGIVVVALVHLVCFRPPRSRSL, from the coding sequence ATGAGCGGCGGTCTGTTCGGACTGCTGGACCATGTCGCGGTTCTTGCACGGCTGGCCGCCGCCTCGATTGACGACATCGGCGCCGCCGCCGGTCGTGCGACGGCAAAGGCTGCGGGAGTGGTCATTGACGACACGGCGGTGACGCCGCAATACGTCCACCGGATCACCGCTGAGCGTGAGCTGCCGATCATCAAACGCATCGCGATCGGGTCGGTGCGCAACAAGCTGCTGCTCATCCTTCCCGGTGCATTGCTGCTCAGCCAGCTCGTGCCGTGGCTGTTGACCCCGCTGCTGATGTTGGGCGCCACGTATCTGTGCTACGAGGGCGCCGAAAAGGTGTGCGGCGTCATCGGCGGCCGTGGCCACGACGCCGCGCCGCAGGTCGCCGAACGCGAGCTGGTGGCCGGGGCGATCCGGACCGACTTCATCCTATCCGCCGAGATCATGGTGATCGCCCTCAACGAGGTGGCCGACCAGCCATTCGTGCCGCGCCTCATCGTCCTCGTCATCGTCGCCCTCGTCATCACCGCCGCGGTGTACGGTGTCGTCGCCGTCATCGTCCAAATGGACGACGTCGGCCTGCGCCTCACCCAGACCGCGTCCCGATTCGGGCAGCGGATCGGCGGGGGCCTGGTCGCGGGGATGCCCAAACTGCTATCGGCGCTGTCAGCGGTCGGGATGGGAGCCATGCTCTGGGTGGGCGGCCACATAGTGCTTGTGGGCAGCGACCACCTCGGCTGGCACGCCCCGTACCGCCTGGTTCACCACCTAGATGACCACCTGGTGGGGTCTGCTGGTGGCGCGCTGACCTGGTTGGTCAGCACCGCGGCGTGCGCGGCGACTGGGTTGGTGATCGGAATCGTTGTTGTTGCACTTGTGCACCTGGTTTGCTTTCGACCGCCGAGGTCGCGTTCCCTGTAG
- a CDS encoding oxidoreductase, with amino-acid sequence MTDIEVALPFWLDRPDHEATDVALAAADTGFAALWIGEMATYDAFALATSIGLRTPNMTLKVGPLAVGVRGPVGLALGVSSVASLTGCRVDLALGASSPAIVAGWHGRPWAHHVPVMRETIECLRSIFTGARVEYSGRHVNSRGFRLRGAAPDTRIALGAFGPGMIRLAAQHADEVVLNLASPFRVGRVRAAIDSAAAAAGRAAPRLTVCVPVAVNPGAAAHSQLAAQLAVYLAPPGYGEMFSALGFDGLVRSARSRATRRELAVAVPSELLDRVCALGSPDRVAARLRAYADAGADCVAVVPATAEDPGGRVALRALRPGGLYGTAGDNDGRR; translated from the coding sequence ATGACCGATATCGAAGTCGCCCTACCGTTCTGGCTTGACCGCCCCGACCACGAGGCAACCGATGTCGCGCTCGCGGCCGCTGACACGGGTTTCGCTGCGCTGTGGATCGGCGAAATGGCGACCTACGATGCGTTCGCGCTCGCGACCTCGATCGGGCTCCGCACGCCAAACATGACGCTGAAGGTCGGACCGCTAGCCGTCGGCGTTCGCGGTCCGGTGGGGCTGGCGCTAGGGGTCAGTTCGGTCGCTTCTCTCACCGGCTGTCGGGTTGACCTCGCGCTGGGAGCTTCCAGTCCGGCGATCGTGGCCGGCTGGCATGGCCGACCTTGGGCGCACCACGTGCCGGTCATGCGCGAAACCATCGAATGCCTGCGGTCGATATTTACCGGTGCGCGGGTCGAATACAGCGGCCGTCACGTCAACAGCCGCGGATTCCGGCTGCGCGGTGCGGCGCCCGATACGCGAATTGCGTTGGGGGCGTTTGGACCTGGCATGATTCGCCTGGCCGCGCAGCACGCCGATGAGGTCGTGCTCAACCTGGCATCGCCGTTCCGTGTCGGGCGGGTTCGTGCGGCGATCGACAGCGCAGCCGCCGCGGCCGGCCGTGCCGCGCCGCGCCTCACGGTGTGCGTGCCGGTCGCCGTCAACCCCGGTGCGGCCGCGCACTCCCAGCTGGCAGCTCAGCTGGCGGTGTACCTCGCCCCGCCCGGCTATGGCGAAATGTTCAGCGCGCTGGGTTTCGACGGCCTGGTCCGTAGCGCGCGGTCCCGGGCTACTCGCCGCGAACTGGCGGTCGCTGTCCCCAGCGAACTGCTCGACCGGGTGTGTGCGTTGGGTAGCCCCGATCGAGTGGCGGCCCGGCTCCGCGCCTACGCGGATGCCGGTGCCGATTGCGTCGCGGTCGTGCCCGCCACCGCTGAAGACCCGGGGGGCCGGGTGGCTCTGCGAGCGCTGCGACCCGGCGGGCTCTACGGCACCGCTGGCGACAACGACGGCAGACGGTAA